The Oryza brachyantha chromosome 7, ObraRS2, whole genome shotgun sequence genomic interval gcgccgccggagctgaggacgacggcgaagaGGCAGCTGGGTTTGGCAGGAAGCCCGACTGGATCGTCGTTGATTTCTTCCACCACTGGGTTCCACCCATCGCCGATGAACACAAGGTATATATACTATGTAACCAGCTGCAAGAGCgtataaaacttaaaatcagctctaatttaagtttaaaaattaaaattttatcacacaaatataagcataaacgaaaagatggagaTATGATGCATGCATCATAAGATGTCACCTGAAGAAGTGAAACCAAATGCAGACAATATATGACGAAAACGACTTGGTTTGATTAATTTTGCAGCATTTGAAAATTAGTACAGTACAGAACATCACCGGCACATATGTACTCATTCAGATTTAACTGGACGCTAGCTAGTTTGGAAACTGGGCGCTGGACATGGTGTTTGGTCattttcttattcaaaaatttatgccaaatatacaaaactatAAGTTATGTTCAAAGTATATGTCAAAAGATAAATGGTATGTACGTAGCCTTTTTCAGCAAGATGGATGATCAAAACTTCCAAAATCAACTGACTTAAATATTCATAACCGGGTGGGTTATGATATAGCATCCCATAAGAATTGAAGCctaagaaaaggagagaaataaACGGTATGAACTAAACCGGTAATATACTACATGCACAACCTTATTTTGcccttcttgtttttttataatcgTATATAAAGACCAAGTTTAGACATGCAATTTTGGTGAGGTGGAAGATGTCTCCTTAGTTTATATTGTTAATAATGTTTTTCATAGTTTTTAATACGTTATTTGTGTCATGTAtgtaatgaaaaataagggAAGGATATGGAAGAAAGTAACAATGAGGACTGAATTTCTATTCTTCAATCTTTAGAAATAACTTTAACACGTCTTTCTATAAATCGATGGTAGAAAATTTAGTGAGAGCTTAGAAGGTCTCCACAGGATTAGAACATGTAGTGGGTTATATATGGGCAACTCTCCGATGCATTTTACCAGTGGTATTATACtctccggtgtattttttttgcaattaagattataataaaaaggacgatattacaCCTTCAAATTTCCACTACACttaatattgttggtaatataatttaatcacagccgTTCAATAAGCGGTatgaattaaattctactatcagtaaaatacaccgaagTCAGTCctattatataaaaagatcCTAATAATCTTTCATCGTCAAAAGAACGTAGGCTGATCACTGATCAGAAACACTTATGTCGAATTTGTCACAGTTTTTCACTCCCTCACAAACACatttgaatgaatgaatgtttCATGTTGACGACGCAGATTCCATGCGCCAATTTCCTCTCGTTCTCGGCGTCTTTGCTCGCCTTCCATGCCCAGAAATCGCGAGCCGCCAACGCCGCCGACAGCGAGCACCCCCACACGGAGGCCGAGCACTTCATGGCGCCCTCGCCGAGCGCGTCCGGCCACCTCCCGTCCGACCTTGCCTACCGGCGCCACGAGGCCaagttcgtcgccgccgcataCCAGCCTGACTGCACCGGCATCTCCAACGCCGAGCGCatgaagctgctgctgcggcgctGCCCGATCAGCTTCTTCCGCAGCTGCCCGGAGGCCGAGGGCCCGCCCTGCGAGCTCCTCACCGAGATCTATGGCCGTCGCTTCCTCCCCATCGGCCTCCTCGCGCCCACTGTCCggtcgaacggcggcggcggcggcgatcgcgacgaggccgccgccgacctgaTGCGCTGGCTGGACGCGCAGCCCGAGAGGTCCGTGCTCTACGCCGCGCTGGGGACGGAGGCGCCGGTGACGACGGACAACGTGCGGGAGCTCGCCCGCGGGCTGGAGCTCTCCGGGCAGCGGTTCCTCTGGGCGCTCCGCGTGCggggcaccggcggcgacgacgcagcAGCGACTCCGCCGACGGCGAGAGACGGGCTCCTGCCGGACGGGTTCGAGCGGCGGGTCGCCGGGCGCGGCGTGGTGTGCGCCGGGTGGGTGCCGCAGCTGCGCGTGCTGGCGCACCCGGCGGTGGGCGCGTTCCTGACGCACTGCGGGTGGGGCTCCACCGTGGAGAGCCTCCAGTTCGGGCACCCGCTGGTGATGCTGCCGTTCGTCGGCGACCAGGGCATCGTCGCGCAGGCCATGGTGGCGAAGGGGGTCGGCGCCGAGGTGGCGAGGAACTACGACGACGCGTCGTTCCGCGGCGAggacgtggcggcggcggtgcggcgggtgatggtgggggaggaggggaaggtgTTCGACCGAAACGCGAAGCAGCTGCGAACGGCCGCTCTGGACGAGGAGCGCCAAGGGCACTACATCGACGAGATCGTCGAGCACCTACGGGGCTACAAATATGGTGGTGGCGACTGAACAATATGAACCCTTCGAGTGAATTGTGTTTGGAATTTCGGATTCCTTTTCGTATCCAAGTTTTGATTTGAAtccttttatgtttttttttttaaactttggaGTCTTTTTGTTGAAGCAGTTCCAAGAATAATTCCGAAATTCGTCTGTTTGATCGTGTCACTTCCACGTTCGCAATCGTATGGCTGTACCACTAGCTGTATTGATATACCCAAGCTCGAGAAGGGGGTGAGGGTTCAAACTGAAGTAGAAGGAAGTAAAAGAAAGTCCAGAGTGAAAATAAAGctacaaaaaatcaaaaatgcAATCTACTCGTTTGCCTTTTTAGTATAATGACTATATATGTGCTCACTTGTTTTAATATGCATTTCTCAGTGTTGTATAAATTCCATACTAATACCAAACAGGGTTTACAAATGCAACGATAGCCGCTAGATTATTGTGGTTATTGAACATGTTGAGCTGAGCCGGTTATCACTTATGAACTACCAATCGACCAAGTTAAAAGATTGAAATCTAAATTCTAAATAGAGGCAAAATATGTCCAAATTCCTTTGCAGGCAGACATCAAGCAGACAAATCCAAATATATGAAAGCACCGACAAGTTTGCATTCACTTGGAAAGTGAGAAGTCATGAAGGCACCGACGACCCAATGATCCTGACACTCTGACTCACGAGGTGTGTACAACAAATAACTACCTCCGTTTTTCGTATTTGACCGTCGTTGATTTTTGACGGATCAttagtcttatttaatatctttttataattattattttttataatttaatttattattgaaaACTTTAAGCTtgacttaaaattaattttaagtatctacccaaaaaaaaaagttaaacgctGATCTAAACATCAATAgcattaaggccttgtttagtttacaaaaaatgtttgtaaaaatatcaaatcaagtttttgacaCCCATTTAAAGTATTGAATGTactttaattacaaaacaaatttcagattccacctgaaaaccgcgagacgaatctttttaagtctaattaatccgttattagtacatgttggttactgtagcacttatgagtAATCACAtcttaattagtcttaaaagattcgtctcatgatttcctgcataactgtgtaattagttttaatattcatatatatttaatgctttatttagatgtctaaagatttaatgtgatgtttttagaactaaatagGGCGTAAATAAGAAAAAGCCAGAGAGGCTATGTTTGCGTGATCAAAATGTCGAATGCATCATTTCAAGAGGGTAGGCTAACACATGACCAACAGgtaaatatatgattgtgagTATGTGTACTATtcatagtttaatttgttatttttttataaattgtataagtcatattttaactcacatattaatctatcttaaaaaatatatatttcctgataactatttagatagcatacAATAAACGAAAAGCCGATGAGAGTATATCCCCTCGAGAGTTTAGAATCCAAGCTCGTGCGGCCTTGGCAATAACCATGAAAGCGGAGCAGACGTAAACAAACAATGGATTTCGGAATTACTGCCTAAGCTAGTGAACGAGGTGACAGTGGATCgaaatttaaacaaaagtGTCTCGAGTAAaactttaataattaaaaaaatccaaacaaatttcacagtCATGTGGTAACACAGCGTTATTACGATATTACGATCACTGACATATATATGAACCGATAGGAGAATACAACAGATCCACGCGTCTAAGATGTCATCAGGGTTCAGTCAGTCGCCACCACCATACTTGTAGCCCCGTAGGTGCTCGGCGATCACGTCGATGTAGTGCCCTTGGCGCTCCTCGTCCAAGACGGCCGCTCGCAGCTCCTTCGCCTTTCGGTCGAAcaccttcccctcctcccccaccatcacccgccgcaccgccgccgcaacgtcCTCGCCGCGGAACGACGCGTCGTCGTAGTTCCTCGCCACCTCGGCGCCGACCCCCTTCGCCGCCATGGCCTGCGCGACGATGCCCTGGTCGCCGACGAACGGCAGCATCACCAGCGGGTGACCGAACTGGAGGCTCTCCACGGTGGAGCCCCACCCGCAGTGCGTCAGGAACGCGCCCACCGCCGTGTGCGCCAGCACGCGCAGCTGCGGCACCCACCCGGCGCACACCACGCCGCGCCCGGCGACCCGCCGCTCGAACCCGTCCGGCAGGAGCCCgtctctcgccgccggcggagtcgctgctgcgtcgtcgccgccggtgccccGCACGCGGAGCGCCCAGAGGAACCGCTGCCCGGAGAGCTCCAGCCCGCGGGCGAGCTCCCGCACGTTGTCCGTGGTCACCGGCGCCTCCGTCCCCAGCGCGGCGTAGAGCACGGACCTCTCGGGCTGCGCGTCCAGCCAGCGCAtcaggtcggcggcggcctcgccgccgccgtttgaTCCGGCGGTGGGCGCGAGGAGGCCAGTGGGGAGGAAGCGGGGGCCGTAGATGTCGGCGAGGAGCTGGCAGGGCGGGCCCTCGGCCTCCGGGCAGCTGCGGTAGAAGCTGAGAGGGCAGCGCCGGTGCAGCTGATTCGtgcgctcggcggcggagacgcCGGAGTCGTCAGGCTGGAACGCGGAGGCGACGTACTTGGCCTCGTGGCGACGGTAGGCGAGGTCGGAGGGGAGGTAGCCGGACGTCCTCGGCGCCGGAGCCATCAAGTGCTCGACCTTCTTGCCGAGGTGTTTcttgtcgccggcggcgttggCGGCTCGCGACTTCTCGCCATGGAAGGCCAGCATGGACGCCGAGAATGAGAGGAAAATGGCGCATGGAATCTGCAATAGATGTGaatactattatattatataatgaAAACGTGATCAAAATCTGTTCATGAtgagattattttgattgccTCCTGACTCCTGTTCATGACTCGCACAGATGCATTAGCAATGGCGATTTGCAAATGCACAAATGCACAAAGAGATGGGAAACAGATTTTAGCACCTTTCATGTCATcaaaatagtcatcaaaaaatataaaaaaaattaacaagatagattaatatgagttatatcactccataactatgcaagtttaaattcaacttctacaagttgtagaaaaaaaaaactaaaactaactatacgtatattcataattgtttttgttatttttgctccAACTTGTAGaaaatgaatttaaacttgcatgttggtggagtgatataactcatattaaactaacttgttaattttttctatattttttataactatacAGATGAAATGCAAGTAACAGGTATATACTGCGCTAAAAAAATGCTTCCCACAAGAGATGGGTATTGTCGTTGTGAGCTGGCTGCGCTCCGACTTTTAAACCAAAAGTGGAAATAAGAGCGTGGATTCTAAGCGCTTTGGAGCAATTTCAATCTACAGGGAAAAAGTTGAGCAACACGGATGCATGGCAGTactaattcataaaaaattttctaagagGTTTGaatgaatgaaaattttctatgttcTCTCTATATCTCGTAGAAAGAAAAagtttctttcattttttttatggtgcATTCCTACCAACTGAATAACtttcaaagaaattcaaaCCTTACAGACcagatcatttgtttttccttcaaaacaaatgattaatcCATCATGTAGTTTGCGGTACCACTTAAAACtaatcatgcattaattaagtttaaaagttTCGTTACATGATTTCTCCCgcctaattttttatatatttaatacgtagtagatgtttttttaaaaaactttttaaaaggCCTTACATACCTCATACTTATGGGCGATGGGTGGGACCCAGTGGTGAGGGAAGTCCACGACGATCCAGTCGGGCTTCCTGTCAAACCCGGCGGCGTcctcggctccggcggcgcaggcgtcggcgaggaaggcggcgaagggcgcggcgaggccgtCGAACGCCGCCCTGAGGAGCTCGCCCTTGTCGTGCGGCACGTCGGTGGTGGACTCGGCGCCCTCGGGCAggccggcgacgcgcggcAGCGGGAGCGTGACGAGGCGGAGCGTCGCGGACAGCTCCGGCGGGACGTCGGGGGCCAGGCGCGAGACGTTCCGCGGCGTGGAGACGTaggtgacggcggcgtggccccgcgccgccagccgctTGGCGAGCTCGAGGAACGGGATGAGGTGGCCGAACGCCAGCCACGGGAACACCACCACGTGgagctgctgccgctgccgggcggcggcggcggcggcgtccatcGGTGGGAGATCCGTGGGGGATGGGGACAGAGCAGCGCGAGGCGGATGAGATGATGCgtagtactactactccaGTAGTGTACTCCAGCTTCTTGGCTAGTGCGTAGAGTAGAGGGTGACCGTCTCACGTCGCACTCGGGCTCATCAGATATGCGTAGGAGAGCTGGTGGTAGGTAGGCGGCTGGCTGGCCAGCGGGTTACGTGTCGTGCTAAGACGGAGGCGTCCCGAGCGAACGTGACAGACCATTTCGGAGTGTataattaaccttttttttctccaaaagcATCATCCAATTCTtagaaatctaaataaatctaaacagagcattaaatatagataaaacag includes:
- the LOC102719602 gene encoding putative UDP-rhamnose:rhamnosyltransferase 1 isoform X1, which produces MDAAAAAARQRQQLHVVVFPWLAFGHLIPFLELAKRLAARGHAAVTYVSTPRNVSRLAPDVPPELSATLRLVTLPLPRVAGLPEGAESTTDVPHDKGELLRAAFDGLAAPFAAFLADACAAGAEDAAGFDRKPDWIVVDFPHHWVPPIAHKYEIPCAIFLSFSASMLAFHGEKSRAANAAGDKKHLGKKVEHLMAPAPRTSGYLPSDLAYRRHEAKYVASAFQPDDSGVSAAERTNQLHRRCPLSFYRSCPEAEGPPCQLLADIYGPRFLPTGLLAPTAGSNGGGEAAADLMRWLDAQPERSVLYAALGTEAPVTTDNVRELARGLELSGQRFLWALRVRGTGGDDAAATPPAARDGLLPDGFERRVAGRGVVCAGWVPQLRVLAHTAVGAFLTHCGWGSTVESLQFGHPLVMLPFVGDQGIVAQAMAAKGVGAEVARNYDDASFRGEDVAAAVRRVMVGEEGKVFDRKAKELRAAVLDEERQGHYIDVIAEHLRGYKYGGGD
- the LOC107305570 gene encoding putative UDP-rhamnose:rhamnosyltransferase 1, with translation MDAGDAGDGRRGRRTPMHVVVFPWLAFGHLIPFLELAKRLAARGHAAVTYVSTPRNVSRLAPDVPPELSATLRLVSLPLPRVDGLPDGAESTTDVPKDKVGLLKAAFDGLAAPFAAFLADACAAGAEDDGEEAAGFGRKPDWIVVDFFHHWVPPIADEHKIPCANFLSFSASLLAFHAQKSRAANAADSEHPHTEAEHFMAPSPSASGHLPSDLAYRRHEAKFVAAAYQPDCTGISNAERMKLLLRRCPISFFRSCPEAEGPPCELLTEIYGRRFLPIGLLAPTVRSNGGGGGDRDEAAADLMRWLDAQPERSVLYAALGTEAPVTTDNVRELARGLELSGQRFLWALRVRGTGGDDAAATPPTARDGLLPDGFERRVAGRGVVCAGWVPQLRVLAHPAVGAFLTHCGWGSTVESLQFGHPLVMLPFVGDQGIVAQAMVAKGVGAEVARNYDDASFRGEDVAAAVRRVMVGEEGKVFDRNAKQLRTAALDEERQGHYIDEIVEHLRGYKYGGGD
- the LOC102719602 gene encoding putative UDP-rhamnose:rhamnosyltransferase 1 isoform X2, whose protein sequence is MDDAAAARQRERLHVVVFPWLAFGHLIPFLELAKRLAARGHAAVTYVSTPRNVSRLAPDVPPELSATLRLVALPLPRVAGLPEGAESTTDVPHDKVELLRAAFDGLAAPFAAFLADACAAGAEDAAGFDRKADWIVVDFPHHWVPPIAHKYEIPCAIFLSFSASMLAFHGEKSRAANAAGDKKHLGKKVEHLMAPAPRTSGYLPSDLAYRRHEAKYVASAFQPDDSGVSAAERTNQLHRRCPLSFYRSCPEAEGPPCQLLADIYGPRFLPTGLLAPTAGSNGGGEAAADLMRWLDAQPERSVLYAALGTEAPVTTDNVRELARGLELSGQRFLWALRVRGTGGDDAAATPPAARDGLLPDGFERRVAGRGVVCAGWVPQLRVLAHTAVGAFLTHCGWGSTVESLQFGHPLVMLPFVGDQGIVAQAMAAKGVGAEVARNYDDASFRGEDVAAAVRRVMVGEEGKVFDRKAKELRAAVLDEERQGHYIDVIAEHLRGYKYGGGD